In Pseudophryne corroboree isolate aPseCor3 chromosome 7, aPseCor3.hap2, whole genome shotgun sequence, a single window of DNA contains:
- the LOC134945669 gene encoding E3 ubiquitin/ISG15 ligase TRIM25-like isoform X1 — protein MASADLRQELVCSICLSIYTDPVTLRCGHNFCRVCIDRVLDTQEEAGAYTCPDCRAECQERPALQRNITLCNIVGSFLSTHPDQEETGIFCTYCVDSPVPAAKSCLMCEASLCDKHLRVHSKSPEHVLCDPTTALGNRKCSVHKEIYKYYCPEDAVCICVSCSLAGKHWGHKVEMLDEASEKKKEKLRNVLQKLTTKKEKTDKGVQSLQERRREDQGKAAGVIETVTALFRDIRRQLEDLEKRVLSEISRQEQRVSLSVSDLIQQLEIKKDELSGKMRHIEELCNMSDPVTVLQEPDTGDLCDTEDTERHDNQVRGAGDLDVGLISETLHTLSDIVTGINTGIYVQEATDILLDVTTAGNNIQISGDRKTASWSHINQSHPVTPERFQCYQVISSRRFSSGRHYWEVDVSQSVEWRVGICYPSIDRRGLQSVIGYNNKSWCVYRWYNNQYSVIHDSTEIRLPDNIPCDRVRVYLDYEAGQLSFYSLCDPIRHLHTYTAAPTEPLHAALWVGSGCITICGGVRSWEKLP, from the coding sequence atggcgtctgctgatctgagacaggagctggtctgttccatctgcctgagcatttatacagatcctgtaaccctgagatgtggccacaacttctgccgggtctgtattgatcgtgtgctggatacacaggaggaggctggagcttatacctgtcctgactgcagagcagagtgtcaggaacgtcctgcactgcagaggaacataacgctgtgtaacatagtggggagtttcctgtctactcacccagatcaggaggagactgggatcttctgcacgtactgtgtggactctcctgtacctgctgctaaatcctgtctgatgtgtgaggcttctctgtgtgataaacacctgagagtacacagcaagtcaccagagcacgtcttatgtgatcccaccactgccctggggaacaggaaatgctccgtCCATAAGGAGATCTACAAGTATTACTGCCCAGAGGACGCTGTCTGTATCTGTGTGTCCTGCAGCTTGGCTGGGAAACACTGGGGACATAAAGTGGAGATGCTGGATGAGGCctctgagaagaagaaggagaagctgaGGAATGTTCTGCAGAAACTGACCACAAAGAAAGAGAAGACTGACAAAGGAGTCCAGAGTCTGCAGGAGCGCAGGAGAGAAGATCAGGGAAAAGCAGCTGGTGTAATAGAGACAGTCACTGccctgtttagagacatcaggagacagctggaggacctggagaagagagtcctgagtgagatctccaggcaggaacagcgcgtttcactctcagtctctgatctgatccagcagctggaaataaagaaggacgagctgtccgggaagatgcgtcacattgaggagctgtgtaacatgtctgatccagtgactgtcttacaggaaccagacacaggggacttgtgtgacactgaggacacagagagacatgataaccaggtccgtggtgcaggagatctggatgtgggtctcatctcagagacattacacacattatctgatatagtaacagggataaatacagggatctatgtgcaggaggctacagacatattactggatgtaaccacagctggtaaTAATATACAGATATCAGGTGACAGGAAAACTGCATCCTGGTCACATATAAATCAGAGTCACCCAGTAACACCAGAGAGATTTCAGTGTTATCAGGTAATAAGCAGCAGGAGAttctcctcagggcgacattactgggaggtggatgtcagTCAGTCAGTGGAGTGGAGGGTGGGGATATGTTACCCCAGTATAGACAGGAGAGGATTGCAGTCAGTCATTGGATATAATAACAAGTCCTGGTGTGTGTATAGGTGGTATAATAATCAGTACTCAGTGATACATGACAGTACAGAGATCCGGTTACCTGACAATATCCCCTGTGACAGAGTGAGGGTATATCTGGATTATGAGGCAGGACAGCTGTCCTTTTATTCTctgtgtgaccccatcagacacttacacacctacactgccgcccccactgagcccctccatgctgCATTATGGGTAGGGAGCGGGTGTATAACTAtatgtgggggagtcaggagctggGAGAAATTACCATAA
- the LOC134945669 gene encoding E3 ubiquitin/ISG15 ligase TRIM25-like isoform X2 — translation MASADLRQELVCSICLSIYTDPVTLRCGHNFCRVCIDRVLDTQEEAGAYTCPDCRAECQERPALQRNITLCNIVGSFLSTHPDQEETGIFCTYCVDSPVPAAKSCLMCEASLCDKHLRVHSKSPEHVLCDPTTALGNRKCSVHKEIYKYYCPEDAVCICVSCSLAGKHWGHKVEMLDEASEKKKEKLRNVLQKLTTKKEKTDKGVQSLQERRREDQGKAAGVIETVTALFRDIRRQLEDLEKRVLSEISRQEQRVSLSVSDLIQQLEIKKDELSGKMRHIEELCNMSDPVTVLQEPDTGDLCDTEDTERHDNQTQKDQLRIS, via the coding sequence atggcgtctgctgatctgagacaggagctggtctgttccatctgcctgagcatttatacagatcctgtaaccctgagatgtggccacaacttctgccgggtctgtattgatcgtgtgctggatacacaggaggaggctggagcttatacctgtcctgactgcagagcagagtgtcaggaacgtcctgcactgcagaggaacataacgctgtgtaacatagtggggagtttcctgtctactcacccagatcaggaggagactgggatcttctgcacgtactgtgtggactctcctgtacctgctgctaaatcctgtctgatgtgtgaggcttctctgtgtgataaacacctgagagtacacagcaagtcaccagagcacgtcttatgtgatcccaccactgccctggggaacaggaaatgctccgtCCATAAGGAGATCTACAAGTATTACTGCCCAGAGGACGCTGTCTGTATCTGTGTGTCCTGCAGCTTGGCTGGGAAACACTGGGGACATAAAGTGGAGATGCTGGATGAGGCctctgagaagaagaaggagaagctgaGGAATGTTCTGCAGAAACTGACCACAAAGAAAGAGAAGACTGACAAAGGAGTCCAGAGTCTGCAGGAGCGCAGGAGAGAAGATCAGGGAAAAGCAGCTGGTGTAATAGAGACAGTCACTGccctgtttagagacatcaggagacagctggaggacctggagaagagagtcctgagtgagatctccaggcaggaacagcgcgtttcactctcagtctctgatctgatccagcagctggaaataaagaaggacgagctgtccgggaagatgcgtcacattgaggagctgtgtaacatgtctgatccagtgactgtcttacaggaaccagacacaggggacttgtgtgacactgaggacacagagagacatgataaccag